In Tessaracoccus flavus, the following are encoded in one genomic region:
- a CDS encoding glycoside hydrolase family 32 protein: MAIGAAAVPAAADLNLGEEPYRPAYHYSPETNWMNDPNGLVYHDGVYHLYYQYNPQAATWGNMSWGHATSPDLVNWVEQPLAIGQTFNDAGQSIEDIFSGSIVVDTENTSGLGTADNPPLVAHYTSAYTGDHPTLAGIQAQSVAYSLDGGYTWEKYEGNPVLDRGSNNFRDPKVFRYTSPETGESYWVMVTVEALAHEVLIYRSDDLLHWSYLSTFGPANATGGIWEVPDLFPLPVEGADETKWVMIVNLNPGSPAGGSGAQYFVGEFDGETFTAENVVTGEETVPGTVIEDFEFGSWAESDWTVVNESGDFNGPFGDGPQAGAWRDQQEVAGYRGDSLVNSFVGWDWPTGTMTSAPFEVEQPWLNLLVGGGNHPRVEGGQMGNEPPAGSLLWNGFEGLRDGSSLADIGWVGTGDLQATRSPSSAGGDYYIGDARINTWEGGPNGDDNKGTLTSPSFEISGDYISFLIGGGHERPGLALELIVDGDVVRTAAGQDAGALQWTTWDVAEFRGLEGTLRIVDEVGGGWGHLTLDHVVVGDEPAQPRSSETTVNLVVDGEVVRSATGNNSETLDWASWDVAEFIGSEAEIMIVDNNRFGWGHILVDDIVASDAAQPRRIESYDWLDWGPDYYAAISFANVPDGRRIMMAWMNDWRYANAIPTAPWRSANALPRELTLQLVDGAYELEQAPVRELASLEVKSDRLRRTNVTVADTATALPWSSDAYKLEVTVDPQDATFAGVAVRTNSAFGDEGGEGTLIGIDTAAGRLVVDRTSAGEDSFHPQFAAAYSAPLVHEDGRQTFTVYVDRSSVEVFADGGLRTITSQIFPDPNSLGLSLVSEGGTARFVSVVATPLTPSVHTGAQAMEAEVTSAQCTAGVIVTVTNPTDERQSVRLDSVSGHRNVTLAAGQTAQVRLNGKPAKEAGSLTIEATARPSQTTSWTSVSMPACS, from the coding sequence GTGGCAATCGGCGCCGCTGCCGTCCCGGCTGCGGCCGATCTGAATCTGGGCGAGGAGCCCTACCGTCCGGCGTACCACTACAGCCCGGAGACCAACTGGATGAACGACCCCAACGGGCTCGTCTACCACGACGGGGTGTACCACCTCTACTACCAGTACAACCCGCAGGCAGCCACCTGGGGGAACATGTCCTGGGGCCACGCCACCAGCCCCGACCTCGTGAACTGGGTGGAGCAGCCGTTGGCGATCGGTCAGACGTTCAACGACGCCGGACAATCGATCGAGGACATCTTCTCCGGCTCCATCGTGGTCGACACCGAGAACACCAGCGGCCTCGGCACGGCTGACAACCCCCCGCTCGTCGCGCATTACACAAGTGCGTACACCGGTGATCATCCGACCCTGGCTGGGATCCAGGCGCAGTCGGTCGCCTACTCGCTCGACGGCGGCTACACCTGGGAGAAGTACGAGGGCAATCCCGTGCTCGACCGGGGGTCGAACAACTTCCGCGATCCCAAGGTCTTCCGCTACACGTCACCCGAGACCGGGGAGTCGTACTGGGTGATGGTGACCGTTGAGGCGCTGGCGCACGAGGTCCTGATCTACCGGTCTGACGACCTTCTCCACTGGAGCTACCTCTCCACGTTCGGGCCCGCCAACGCTACGGGCGGCATCTGGGAGGTCCCGGACCTGTTCCCGCTCCCGGTCGAAGGGGCCGACGAGACCAAGTGGGTCATGATCGTCAACCTCAACCCCGGCTCGCCGGCGGGCGGCTCGGGCGCGCAGTACTTCGTCGGCGAGTTCGACGGCGAGACCTTCACCGCCGAGAACGTCGTGACCGGCGAGGAGACCGTGCCTGGCACGGTCATCGAGGACTTCGAGTTCGGGTCGTGGGCCGAATCGGACTGGACCGTCGTCAACGAGTCGGGCGACTTCAACGGGCCCTTCGGCGACGGCCCCCAGGCTGGGGCCTGGCGTGATCAGCAGGAGGTCGCGGGATACCGCGGCGACAGCCTGGTCAACAGCTTCGTTGGCTGGGACTGGCCCACCGGCACCATGACGTCGGCACCCTTCGAGGTTGAGCAGCCGTGGTTGAACCTCCTCGTGGGCGGCGGCAACCATCCCCGTGTCGAGGGCGGCCAGATGGGCAATGAGCCACCCGCCGGCAGCCTCCTCTGGAATGGGTTCGAGGGCTTGCGTGACGGTTCCAGCCTCGCCGACATCGGTTGGGTGGGTACCGGCGATCTGCAGGCCACCCGCAGCCCCTCCTCCGCCGGCGGCGACTACTACATCGGCGACGCCCGCATCAACACCTGGGAAGGCGGGCCCAACGGCGACGACAATAAGGGCACGCTCACCTCGCCGTCGTTTGAAATCAGCGGCGACTACATCTCCTTCCTCATCGGCGGCGGTCATGAAAGGCCGGGTCTGGCACTCGAGCTGATCGTCGACGGTGACGTGGTGCGCACCGCAGCCGGCCAAGACGCCGGCGCGCTTCAGTGGACGACGTGGGATGTCGCGGAGTTCCGCGGACTCGAGGGCACACTCCGGATCGTCGACGAAGTCGGAGGGGGCTGGGGCCACCTGACCTTGGACCACGTGGTGGTCGGGGACGAGCCTGCTCAGCCCCGTTCATCCGAGACCACTGTCAACCTGGTGGTTGACGGTGAAGTCGTGCGCAGCGCCACCGGCAACAACTCCGAGACGCTCGACTGGGCGTCATGGGACGTCGCCGAGTTCATCGGCAGCGAAGCCGAGATCATGATCGTCGACAACAACCGCTTCGGCTGGGGCCACATCCTCGTCGATGACATCGTCGCCAGCGATGCTGCGCAGCCCCGCCGCATCGAAAGCTACGACTGGCTCGACTGGGGCCCCGACTACTACGCGGCCATTTCGTTCGCGAACGTGCCGGACGGACGACGCATCATGATGGCGTGGATGAACGACTGGCGCTACGCCAACGCCATCCCCACCGCTCCGTGGCGTAGCGCCAACGCGCTGCCCCGCGAACTGACCCTGCAACTGGTGGACGGCGCCTACGAACTGGAGCAGGCGCCCGTTCGTGAACTGGCGTCTCTCGAAGTGAAGTCCGACAGGCTACGACGCACCAACGTCACGGTGGCAGACACTGCCACCGCACTGCCCTGGTCCTCGGATGCCTACAAGCTCGAGGTCACCGTCGATCCGCAGGACGCCACCTTCGCCGGCGTCGCCGTCCGCACCAACAGCGCGTTCGGAGACGAGGGCGGCGAAGGCACCCTGATCGGAATCGATACTGCAGCGGGACGACTCGTCGTGGACCGCACGAGCGCCGGGGAGGACTCGTTCCACCCCCAGTTCGCGGCCGCCTATTCAGCACCTCTGGTCCACGAGGACGGACGGCAGACCTTCACGGTCTACGTCGACAGGTCGTCGGTCGAGGTGTTCGCCGACGGCGGCCTCCGCACGATCACGAGTCAGATCTTCCCCGATCCCAACTCGCTGGGGCTCTCACTCGTCAGCGAGGGAGGCACCGCCCGGTTCGTCTCGGTGGTGGCGACGCCGCTCACCCCGAGTGTCCACACCGGCGCCCAGGCGATGGAGGCCGAGGTGACGTCCGCCCAGTGCACGGCTGGAGTGATTGTGACCGTGACGAATCCGACGGACGAGAGGCAGAGCGTTCGGCTTGACTCGGTTTCGGGCCACCGCAACGTGACTCTCGCAGCCGGTCAGACCGCTCAGGTCCGCTTGAACGGGAAGCCCGCCAAGGAAGCCGGCAGCCTGACGATCGAGGCCACGGCGAGGCCGAGCCAGACGACGAGCTGGACTTCCGTCAGCATGCCCGCCTGCAGCTGA
- a CDS encoding ROK family transcriptional regulator, with the protein MTENGEAPGSQASLREANSARLLNALTRYGQLTQVELAAATGLSPATVSNIVRQLVADGAVETSVTTRSGRRAQLVTLARNDSMTAGIHAGPRSLDVTLVDANLREVARQHLPLPAAHRFDTTLDRAALLVSELTSERGIGLHDLVGVGVAMPAGGRVGADPGLPSWAGVDVADTLGRRLGRPVFVTREIDAAASAEARLGALRGTECGIYVRVGDTTDSAIVIRGSVLRVGTHAAAGIGHVRVSPGGAICRCGGRGCLNTEVSIDSLRESLRISHGPMSLRDIVSAAKGGDPGCQQVISDAGAAIGSALADLATALGPDRISVGGPLARAGDILLSPIRDALEARPVLRGAEGLLGAGHLNESAETLGAAAYVFDMMSLVPMPDTARGGGRL; encoded by the coding sequence ATGACCGAGAACGGCGAGGCGCCGGGATCGCAGGCGTCCCTGCGTGAAGCCAACAGCGCGCGCCTTCTCAACGCCCTCACTCGCTACGGTCAGCTGACCCAGGTGGAACTGGCTGCTGCCACCGGGCTATCCCCCGCGACGGTTTCGAACATCGTTCGGCAACTGGTCGCGGACGGCGCGGTCGAAACCTCCGTGACCACCCGGTCCGGGCGGCGCGCGCAACTGGTGACGCTGGCGCGAAACGATTCCATGACCGCAGGAATCCATGCCGGGCCGCGCTCGCTGGACGTCACTCTGGTCGACGCCAATCTCAGAGAGGTCGCCCGCCAGCACCTTCCTCTACCCGCTGCTCACCGCTTCGACACCACCCTGGACCGTGCCGCACTGCTTGTCTCCGAACTGACAAGCGAACGGGGAATAGGACTCCACGACCTCGTCGGCGTGGGGGTGGCGATGCCGGCCGGAGGCAGGGTGGGCGCTGATCCTGGTCTGCCCTCGTGGGCCGGGGTAGACGTCGCCGACACCCTGGGCCGGCGGCTCGGGCGCCCTGTGTTCGTGACCCGGGAGATCGACGCCGCAGCCTCGGCCGAAGCTCGCCTGGGGGCCCTCAGGGGGACGGAGTGCGGAATCTATGTGCGAGTCGGGGACACGACCGATTCCGCGATCGTGATCCGAGGTTCAGTGCTTCGGGTGGGGACCCACGCCGCGGCTGGCATTGGCCACGTGCGGGTGTCTCCAGGTGGCGCCATCTGCCGCTGCGGCGGCCGCGGGTGCCTGAATACGGAGGTCTCCATCGACTCGTTACGTGAGTCGCTGCGGATCAGCCACGGCCCCATGTCTCTGCGTGACATCGTGTCTGCGGCCAAGGGCGGCGACCCAGGCTGCCAGCAGGTGATCTCTGACGCGGGTGCCGCAATCGGCTCCGCACTGGCTGACCTGGCGACTGCGCTCGGTCCTGATCGGATCTCAGTGGGGGGCCCACTGGCCAGAGCCGGGGACATCCTTCTCTCCCCGATCCGTGACGCATTGGAGGCCCGTCCAGTGCTGCGCGGCGCTGAAGGGCTCCTCGGCGCGGGTCACCTCAATGAATCCGCCGAGACTCTCGGCGCCGCCGCCTACGTCTTCGACATGATGTCCTTGGTACCGATGCCGGATACGGCGAGGGGAGGTGGACGACTGTGA
- a CDS encoding LacI family DNA-binding transcriptional regulator: MSMHLRRPTMREVASVSGVAIKTVSRVMRGEPNVAPATAERVRKTARDLGYVMHKQASDLRRLDGSPGAIGLLLSSVGNAFDSKVHRAIERVANEAGMITLAASTEDDPAVELERLEGFVARRLDGLVLMTVRADHDLLVREIERGFPVVLVDRPANDLDCDTVTSDNAQGILAAVDHVRSRGHERIAFLANVQTISTSRERAAAFRSATQDLVGCSAITGLTTETEVIAAVEGLMSAEAPPTAIISGRNDISIATVRALQRLGLEETVALVGFDEVPLADLIRPGLTVIAQDPDAMGELAARRLLARIRGEELPAEHVTVPTRLIARGSGEIRPPARQADDGLAAQASGASGIGSPL, encoded by the coding sequence ATGTCAATGCACCTTCGTCGTCCCACCATGCGAGAGGTGGCGAGCGTGTCCGGGGTGGCGATCAAGACCGTCTCCCGCGTGATGCGGGGCGAGCCGAACGTGGCTCCGGCCACGGCGGAACGCGTGCGGAAGACAGCGAGGGATCTGGGCTACGTCATGCATAAGCAGGCGTCGGACCTCCGGCGGTTGGACGGCAGCCCCGGAGCCATCGGACTGCTCCTGTCGAGTGTGGGGAACGCCTTCGACTCCAAGGTCCACCGGGCCATTGAGCGGGTCGCCAACGAGGCCGGGATGATCACGCTGGCTGCCAGCACGGAGGACGACCCGGCCGTGGAGCTGGAGCGGCTGGAGGGATTCGTCGCGCGTCGGCTCGATGGGTTGGTTCTCATGACGGTGCGGGCTGATCATGATCTCCTGGTCCGAGAGATCGAGCGCGGTTTCCCTGTTGTGCTCGTCGATCGTCCGGCCAACGATCTGGACTGCGATACGGTCACCTCTGACAACGCCCAGGGAATCCTCGCCGCGGTCGATCACGTGAGATCCCGGGGTCACGAGCGGATCGCTTTCCTGGCCAACGTGCAAACCATCAGCACCTCGCGGGAGCGAGCAGCCGCCTTCCGCTCCGCCACTCAGGATCTGGTGGGGTGCAGCGCAATCACTGGTCTCACGACGGAGACGGAGGTCATCGCTGCAGTTGAGGGTCTGATGTCAGCAGAGGCTCCGCCAACCGCGATCATCTCGGGCCGCAACGACATTTCCATCGCTACGGTCCGGGCGCTGCAGAGGTTGGGACTGGAGGAGACGGTCGCTCTGGTCGGTTTCGACGAGGTTCCCCTGGCGGATCTGATCCGCCCCGGTCTCACCGTGATCGCGCAGGATCCCGACGCCATGGGCGAGTTGGCTGCACGGCGGCTCCTCGCGCGCATTCGTGGTGAGGAGTTGCCCGCCGAACATGTCACCGTGCCCACGCGTCTCATCGCTCGGGGGTCCGGGGAGATCAGGCCTCCCGCCAGGCAAGCCGACGACGGCCTTGCCGCGCAAGCTAGCGGGGCTTCGGGTATCGGGTCGCCCCTGTGA
- a CDS encoding ATP-binding cassette domain-containing protein — protein sequence MSEPLLEVRALDKSFGGVQALVDVDLTVGAGEVVGLVGDNAAGKSTLARTLAGVYQPDRGHIRLGGEPVSLPSTRAALDLGIAPVFQEFALVETLDVPSNLFLGRELIRADGLLDEARMEELARDYLDRLNSRIPNLRTPLSRLSAGQRQCVAIARTLVANPRIVVLDEPTASLSVSQTAEVLSHVEGLRDLGLGVILISHNLNDVRAVADRIEVLRHGRNNGSFRADEVSYEDVLGAVTGATRYPKPR from the coding sequence GTGAGCGAGCCCTTACTGGAAGTGCGAGCCCTGGATAAATCCTTCGGGGGCGTACAGGCGCTCGTCGACGTGGACCTCACGGTCGGCGCCGGCGAGGTCGTGGGCCTGGTGGGCGATAACGCGGCGGGTAAGTCAACCCTTGCCCGCACCCTCGCCGGCGTCTACCAACCTGACCGCGGCCACATCCGCTTGGGCGGCGAGCCGGTGAGCCTCCCGTCCACCAGAGCGGCGTTGGACCTGGGAATCGCACCTGTGTTTCAGGAGTTCGCACTCGTCGAGACCCTCGACGTCCCGTCGAATCTCTTCCTGGGTCGCGAGTTGATCCGCGCCGACGGACTTCTCGACGAGGCGCGGATGGAGGAACTGGCGCGCGACTACCTGGATCGATTGAACAGCCGCATCCCCAATCTGCGCACCCCACTCAGCCGTCTGTCCGCCGGGCAACGCCAGTGCGTCGCCATCGCCCGCACCCTCGTCGCCAATCCGCGCATCGTTGTCCTTGACGAGCCGACCGCCTCGCTTTCGGTCAGCCAGACTGCGGAGGTGCTGAGTCACGTCGAGGGCCTTCGCGACCTCGGATTGGGCGTCATCCTCATCAGTCACAACCTCAACGATGTGCGTGCAGTAGCCGATCGAATCGAGGTACTGCGCCACGGCCGCAACAACGGGTCGTTCCGCGCAGACGAGGTCAGCTACGAGGACGTCCTTGGTGCCGTCACAGGGGCGACCCGATACCCGAAGCCCCGCTAG
- a CDS encoding DUF1707 SHOCT-like domain-containing protein codes for MSRDLPERRMRAGDADRDQVLTVVQRAYEAGRLDLEEMRDRQEKALKARFTDELPALVADLPEGVALAVPDGAPVVPRPDDLPDTGLTDAGFGVSIMSGRDVTLQRGTREFSNLAFWGGNNIDLTSAMGPGRIVTLTLHAIMGGNDVVVPEGVRVIDQSVAIMAGNGIAAEAQGDGSNGTLVLKGFLWWGGNDVKLRAARDPRG; via the coding sequence ATGAGCCGAGATCTTCCCGAGCGTCGGATGCGGGCCGGCGACGCTGACCGTGACCAGGTACTCACCGTGGTGCAACGCGCCTACGAAGCGGGTCGGCTGGATCTCGAGGAGATGCGGGACAGGCAGGAGAAGGCACTGAAGGCCAGATTCACCGACGAGTTGCCCGCCCTCGTCGCCGACCTTCCAGAGGGCGTCGCGTTGGCAGTGCCCGACGGCGCCCCGGTGGTGCCCCGCCCGGATGATCTGCCCGACACCGGGCTGACCGACGCCGGGTTCGGTGTGTCCATCATGTCTGGCCGCGACGTCACGCTTCAGCGCGGCACCCGAGAGTTCTCAAACCTGGCCTTCTGGGGTGGCAACAACATCGATCTCACCTCCGCCATGGGGCCGGGCCGCATCGTCACCCTCACGTTGCACGCCATCATGGGCGGGAACGACGTCGTCGTTCCGGAGGGGGTCAGGGTGATCGATCAATCGGTGGCGATCATGGCCGGCAACGGGATTGCGGCGGAGGCACAGGGAGACGGGTCCAACGGAACCCTCGTGCTCAAGGGTTTCCTGTGGTGGGGCGGCAACGACGTGAAGCTCCGAGCCGCCAGGGACCCGCGCGGCTGA
- a CDS encoding sugar ABC transporter permease: MRALKQVFGGNLQQYTMALALIALVAVFDIISEGRMLTSSNFQNLISGNAYVLILAIGMVMVIVIGQIDLSVGSVAGFVGMSVAISIAQYGFPWWAGLLLGLLVGVVVGMWHGFWLAKMGIPGFITTLAGMMIFRGLVIWMSSSISVPVPSEFSFLGAGYLPEWGPAWTGLNNSTLLLGLLALAWFVYSELKRRGHAKARGAEIPMWVTITRLALIALVIGYVTWLFGSGRPGTSFPVPGLILVLLVIVYHVITQRTRFGRHIYAVGGNKAAAALSGVNTQRTYFLVMTNMSFLAAIAGILFIGRSTAAGPSDGTMWELDAIAAVFIGGAAVSGGIGTVVGSMIGGLVMAVLNSGLMLMGVGADQTQVIKGLVLLAAVAFDVYNKNQGKPSLIGTLMRNFGKKPDPAVQAPTRSAVVADSTTDVPVEGPAVDSRDTVPS, from the coding sequence ATGAGAGCTCTCAAACAAGTCTTCGGAGGAAACCTCCAGCAGTACACGATGGCGCTGGCACTGATCGCGCTCGTCGCTGTCTTCGACATCATCTCGGAGGGTCGCATGCTGACGTCCTCCAACTTCCAGAACCTGATCTCGGGCAACGCCTACGTTCTGATTCTGGCCATCGGGATGGTGATGGTCATCGTCATCGGCCAGATCGACCTCTCGGTTGGTTCCGTGGCGGGTTTCGTCGGCATGAGTGTCGCGATCTCGATCGCGCAGTACGGCTTCCCGTGGTGGGCAGGGCTCCTGCTCGGACTGCTGGTCGGCGTCGTCGTCGGCATGTGGCACGGGTTCTGGCTGGCCAAGATGGGTATCCCGGGCTTCATCACGACCTTGGCCGGAATGATGATCTTCCGCGGCCTCGTCATCTGGATGTCGAGCTCGATCTCCGTGCCGGTTCCTTCCGAGTTCTCGTTCCTCGGCGCCGGCTATCTCCCTGAATGGGGCCCAGCCTGGACCGGACTCAACAACTCGACCCTGTTGCTCGGCCTGCTGGCGCTGGCCTGGTTCGTCTACAGCGAGTTGAAGCGGCGCGGCCATGCGAAGGCACGCGGCGCGGAGATCCCGATGTGGGTGACGATCACCCGTTTGGCGCTGATCGCGCTCGTCATCGGGTACGTCACGTGGCTCTTCGGCAGCGGTCGGCCGGGCACTTCCTTCCCTGTCCCCGGTCTGATCCTGGTGTTGCTGGTGATCGTCTACCACGTCATCACGCAGCGCACACGTTTCGGCCGCCACATCTACGCCGTCGGCGGCAACAAGGCGGCAGCTGCCCTCTCCGGCGTCAACACCCAGCGGACGTACTTCCTCGTCATGACGAACATGAGCTTCCTTGCGGCGATCGCGGGCATCCTCTTCATCGGGCGCTCGACCGCGGCCGGGCCCTCCGACGGCACGATGTGGGAACTTGACGCCATCGCCGCGGTGTTCATCGGCGGAGCGGCAGTGTCCGGCGGCATCGGTACCGTCGTCGGCTCGATGATCGGCGGCCTTGTCATGGCCGTCCTCAACTCAGGACTCATGCTCATGGGGGTCGGCGCTGACCAGACGCAGGTCATCAAGGGTCTCGTCCTCCTCGCCGCCGTCGCGTTCGATGTGTACAACAAGAACCAGGGCAAGCCCTCGCTCATCGGCACGCTCATGCGTAACTTCGGCAAGAAGCCGGACCCCGCCGTGCAAGCCCCGACCAGGAGTGCGGTAGTCGCCGACTCAACCACCGACGTGCCGGTCGAAGGCCCGGCGGTCGACAGCAGGGACACCGTCCCGTCCTGA
- a CDS encoding sugar-binding protein has translation MKLTRTTAVLAAVLVSTLGLSACGGGRGAETSAPAAPTTQASGSQAATDGASGSEGFAADATIGVALPWLGTQNWKEAETMFDAQLREAGFTPLIQTADQKVPQQQQQIEAMIEQGAKVIVVGPVDGTQLGSVLSKASDAGVAVIGYDRLIENTEAVDAVVQFGSIRTGELQGESLLEGLEATGPGPYNIELFGGGPADPNAPNFFEGAMSVLQPKIDDGTLVVVSGQTDFTQVATPDWDNAKAQARMDSLLSGFYADKEIHGVLSPNDGIARAILTSVKQAGQTTIPVVDGLDAENESIVSIAKGEQYSTVAKPTDALVAKTVELIQALQSGSGLPAADAQEPNGAKDVDIYQLDPVVVTKDNAAEVFADDADRLKLFEDNLAG, from the coding sequence ATGAAGCTCACCCGAACAACTGCGGTACTTGCTGCAGTGCTCGTCTCCACCCTGGGCCTCTCCGCCTGCGGCGGGGGCCGTGGCGCCGAGACCTCCGCTCCGGCGGCTCCGACCACGCAAGCCTCCGGCAGCCAGGCCGCAACCGACGGGGCCAGCGGCTCCGAGGGATTCGCGGCAGACGCCACCATCGGTGTGGCGTTGCCCTGGCTCGGCACCCAGAACTGGAAAGAGGCTGAGACCATGTTCGACGCCCAACTCCGCGAAGCTGGGTTCACCCCGCTGATCCAGACCGCCGACCAGAAGGTGCCGCAGCAGCAGCAGCAGATCGAAGCGATGATCGAGCAGGGCGCCAAGGTGATCGTCGTCGGACCGGTCGACGGCACCCAGCTTGGCTCCGTCCTCAGCAAGGCAAGCGATGCGGGCGTTGCGGTCATCGGCTACGACCGTCTCATCGAGAACACCGAAGCCGTCGACGCGGTGGTCCAGTTCGGCTCCATCCGCACCGGCGAGCTGCAGGGCGAGTCGCTCCTTGAGGGACTTGAGGCCACTGGCCCCGGCCCGTACAACATCGAGCTCTTCGGCGGTGGCCCGGCCGACCCCAACGCGCCGAACTTCTTCGAGGGTGCGATGAGCGTGCTCCAGCCCAAGATCGACGACGGCACCCTCGTGGTCGTCTCCGGCCAGACCGACTTCACCCAGGTGGCAACCCCGGACTGGGACAACGCGAAGGCGCAGGCCCGCATGGACTCCCTGCTCTCGGGCTTCTACGCCGATAAGGAGATCCACGGCGTGCTCTCGCCGAACGACGGCATCGCCCGTGCCATCCTCACCTCGGTGAAGCAGGCCGGCCAGACCACCATCCCCGTCGTCGACGGACTGGATGCCGAGAACGAATCCATCGTTTCCATCGCCAAGGGTGAGCAGTACTCCACGGTCGCGAAGCCCACGGACGCTCTCGTGGCCAAGACCGTCGAGCTCATCCAGGCCCTGCAGTCGGGCTCCGGTCTTCCTGCCGCCGATGCCCAGGAGCCCAACGGCGCCAAGGACGTGGACATCTACCAGCTCGACCCGGTCGTCGTGACCAAGGACAATGCGGCTGAGGTTTTCGCGGACGACGCCGATCGCCTCAAGCTCTTCGAGGACAACCTCGCCGGCTGA
- the mmsA gene encoding multiple monosaccharide ABC transporter ATP-binding protein yields the protein MIAEKPLLEMRNITKLFPGVRALDDVSMSVRRADVHAICGENGAGKSTLMKVLSGVYPHGTYEGEILLEGEEMRFNGIKSSEEQGIVIIHQELALIPELSITENIFLGSEVMKGALIDWEAARTQAVELLARVGMDISPDTQTKTLGVGQQQLVEIAKALSKNVRVLILDEPTSALNEDDSAHLLDLMRGLKARGITCLMISHKLNEIAAIADAVTVIRDGRTVETYDVVAGKVDEDRIIRAMVGRSLENRYPHRTPNIGETLAEVRGWRVEHPSIPGRLIVKDADFTVARGEVVGFAGLMGAGRTELARSIFGRSYGTYLSGELLIDGVPVDNSTVEKSIAAGISYVTEDRKTLGLNLIDDIKTTIVSANLRGIVRRLLLQPQLENAVAEGYRKDLRIKSPSVDVGVATLSGGNQQKVVLSKWLYPSPKLLILDEPTRGIDVGAKYEIYKLIHQLADEGKGVIVISSELPELLGICDRIYTICEGRITGDLLASEADQETLMRRMTTTSTAPALPAQPA from the coding sequence ATGATCGCTGAGAAGCCGCTACTCGAAATGCGCAACATCACCAAGCTGTTTCCTGGCGTGCGGGCACTCGACGACGTGAGCATGTCGGTGCGGCGCGCCGACGTGCATGCCATCTGTGGAGAGAACGGTGCGGGCAAGTCAACGCTCATGAAGGTGCTCTCTGGGGTCTACCCGCACGGCACATACGAGGGCGAGATCCTGCTCGAAGGAGAGGAGATGCGGTTCAACGGCATCAAGTCCTCCGAGGAGCAGGGCATCGTCATCATCCATCAGGAGCTGGCGCTGATCCCCGAGTTGTCCATCACGGAGAACATCTTCCTCGGCTCCGAGGTGATGAAGGGGGCGCTGATCGACTGGGAAGCTGCCCGGACGCAGGCAGTCGAACTGCTTGCCCGCGTCGGTATGGACATCAGCCCGGACACCCAGACCAAGACGCTGGGCGTCGGCCAGCAGCAATTGGTCGAAATTGCCAAGGCGCTGTCCAAGAACGTCCGGGTCCTCATCCTCGATGAGCCGACCTCCGCACTCAACGAGGATGATTCGGCTCATCTCCTCGACCTCATGCGAGGGCTGAAGGCGCGTGGCATCACCTGCTTGATGATCTCCCACAAGCTGAACGAGATCGCGGCCATCGCGGACGCCGTCACGGTGATCCGGGATGGGCGCACCGTCGAAACCTACGACGTCGTCGCCGGCAAGGTCGATGAGGACCGCATCATCCGCGCGATGGTGGGGCGTTCTCTCGAGAATCGCTACCCCCATCGCACCCCGAACATCGGCGAGACCCTCGCTGAGGTCCGGGGGTGGCGGGTCGAGCACCCCAGCATCCCTGGTCGTCTGATCGTGAAGGATGCGGACTTCACCGTCGCCCGCGGTGAGGTTGTCGGATTCGCCGGGCTCATGGGCGCCGGGCGGACCGAGCTGGCGCGGAGCATCTTCGGCCGCTCCTACGGCACCTACCTTTCTGGCGAACTGCTGATCGACGGCGTTCCCGTCGACAACAGCACGGTCGAGAAATCCATCGCTGCCGGCATCTCGTACGTGACCGAGGACCGCAAGACCCTTGGCCTCAATCTGATCGACGACATCAAGACCACAATTGTCTCCGCGAACCTGCGGGGGATCGTGCGTCGCCTACTGCTGCAGCCCCAGCTGGAGAACGCCGTCGCGGAGGGGTACCGCAAGGACCTTCGCATCAAGAGCCCGTCGGTCGACGTCGGGGTCGCGACGCTATCGGGTGGAAACCAGCAGAAGGTGGTCCTCAGCAAGTGGCTGTATCCGTCCCCGAAGCTGCTCATCCTCGACGAGCCCACCCGCGGCATCGACGTCGGTGCCAAGTACGAGATCTACAAGCTCATCCATCAACTCGCCGACGAGGGCAAGGGCGTCATCGTCATCTCGTCTGAGCTGCCCGAACTCCTGGGCATCTGCGACCGGATCTACACGATCTGCGAAGGCCGAATCACCGGCGATCTACTGGCCTCCGAGGCGGATCAGGAAACCCTGATGCGCCGCATGACAACCACCTCCACCGCGCCGGCGCTCCCGGCCCAACCCGCCTGA